A region from the Clavibacter sp. A6099 genome encodes:
- a CDS encoding glycosyltransferase family 2 protein yields the protein MAHHPRRDPVAGSPGDLPAVSYVMPILNEAAHVRAAVDSMMQQDYAGDFEVVLALGPSTDGTTEVVREMARADPRITSVENPTGSTPGGLNAAIRATRHPIVIRVDAHSLLPRDYTRIAVETLQATGADNVGGLMSAEGRTPFEKAVARAYGARVGLGGTAHHVGGKEGPAETAYLGAFRRERLVEVGLFDEGVRRGQDWELNRRLRQSGGLVWFTPRMKVTYRPRSTFRSLIRQFFATGLWRGELARRYTRQNSVRYFVPPVAVAGVAAGLLLGTAGLVGTALGIPGLRRLVGAFVVPGVYAGFVLVSAVSVASRDGAATMLRFAAVLPSIHFSWGTGFVLGFLELTDDLDGHTGR from the coding sequence ATGGCGCACCACCCGCGACGAGACCCCGTCGCCGGCAGCCCCGGCGATCTCCCTGCCGTCTCGTACGTCATGCCGATCCTCAATGAGGCGGCCCACGTCCGCGCCGCCGTCGACAGCATGATGCAGCAGGACTACGCCGGCGACTTCGAGGTCGTGCTGGCCCTCGGTCCGAGCACCGACGGCACGACCGAGGTCGTCCGCGAGATGGCACGGGCCGATCCGCGCATCACGAGCGTCGAGAATCCCACCGGGTCCACGCCCGGCGGCCTCAACGCGGCCATCCGCGCCACGCGCCACCCCATCGTGATCCGCGTCGACGCGCACTCGCTCCTGCCGCGCGACTACACGCGCATCGCCGTCGAGACCCTGCAGGCCACGGGCGCGGACAACGTCGGCGGCCTCATGTCGGCCGAGGGGCGCACGCCGTTCGAGAAGGCCGTCGCCCGCGCGTACGGTGCCCGGGTCGGGCTGGGGGGCACCGCGCATCACGTGGGCGGCAAGGAGGGGCCGGCGGAGACCGCCTACCTCGGCGCCTTCCGTCGCGAGCGCCTCGTGGAGGTCGGCCTCTTCGACGAGGGGGTGCGACGCGGACAGGACTGGGAGCTCAACCGCCGGCTCCGGCAGAGCGGCGGCCTCGTGTGGTTCACGCCGCGGATGAAGGTCACCTACCGCCCCCGCTCCACGTTCCGCTCGCTCATCCGCCAGTTCTTCGCCACCGGCCTGTGGCGAGGGGAGCTCGCCCGGCGCTACACGCGGCAGAACTCCGTGCGGTACTTCGTGCCCCCGGTCGCGGTCGCCGGAGTGGCCGCGGGTCTCCTCCTCGGCACCGCGGGCCTCGTCGGCACAGCGTTGGGCATTCCGGGACTGCGTCGGCTCGTCGGTGCGTTCGTCGTTCCCGGCGTCTACGCGGGCTTCGTGCTGGTGAGCGCGGTCTCGGTCGCCTCGCGGGACGGCGCCGCGACGATGCTGCGCTTCGCGGCGGTCCTCCCGTCCATCCACTTCAGCTGGGGCACCGGGTTCGTGCTCGGCTTCCTCGAGCTCACCGACGACCTCGACGGGCACACCGGCCGATGA
- a CDS encoding CDP-alcohol phosphatidyltransferase family protein, which translates to MNAAPGTGDRGLPTSIAELRRVTQPPEVRLRANAEHWTAHLYLRDLSPYLTWLLLRTRISANGVTVVMILTGWAAAAALLIPGIAGAALALVLGQLQMLVDCCDGEVARWRRTSSPVGHFLDAVGHYSTETLIALALGIRAAAYPFEAPGDLPWTTLAFALALVIVLNKALNDMVRVARASADLPKAPVGAGTVASQHSLIATARRVVRFLPFHRMFHSVELTIVTFVVAVIGLVAGQPETDRAYLVVLVPLAVLALVGHFVMIVTSRRLTSA; encoded by the coding sequence ATGAACGCGGCTCCCGGCACCGGCGACCGCGGCCTGCCCACCTCCATCGCCGAGCTCCGCCGCGTGACGCAGCCGCCCGAGGTCCGGCTGCGTGCGAACGCCGAGCACTGGACGGCGCACCTCTACCTCCGCGACCTGTCGCCGTACCTGACCTGGCTGCTGCTGCGGACGAGGATCAGCGCCAACGGCGTCACCGTCGTCATGATCCTCACGGGCTGGGCCGCCGCAGCCGCGCTCCTCATCCCGGGCATCGCGGGGGCCGCCCTCGCGCTGGTCCTCGGCCAGCTGCAGATGCTGGTGGACTGCTGCGACGGCGAGGTCGCGCGCTGGCGCCGCACGTCGTCGCCGGTCGGGCACTTCCTCGATGCCGTGGGGCACTACTCCACCGAGACGCTGATCGCTCTCGCGCTGGGGATCCGCGCTGCCGCGTACCCGTTCGAGGCGCCGGGCGACCTGCCGTGGACGACCCTGGCGTTCGCCCTGGCGCTCGTCATCGTGCTGAACAAGGCGCTGAACGACATGGTGCGCGTGGCGCGCGCGTCCGCCGATTTGCCGAAGGCGCCCGTCGGCGCGGGCACGGTCGCGTCGCAGCACTCCCTGATCGCCACGGCCCGCCGTGTCGTGCGGTTCCTGCCCTTCCACCGCATGTTCCACTCCGTGGAGCTCACCATCGTGACCTTCGTCGTCGCGGTGATCGGCCTCGTCGCGGGTCAGCCGGAGACCGACCGGGCGTACCTCGTCGTCCTGGTGCCGCTCGCGGTGCTGGCGCTGGTGGGGCACTTCGTGATGATCGTCACCTCGCGCCGGCTGACGTCCGCGTGA
- a CDS encoding glycosyltransferase family 2 protein yields the protein MTGAVPRVGVVVLSQGRRPEGLAASLASVLRQRSVALDVIVVGNGWDPVGLPDGVRGLHLPENLGIPAGRNAGVPLVTGETLFFLDDDETVPSAAFLADCLALIHGSDDVALIQPRIVDPTGAATPRRWIPRIRKGDPARSSAVMSVLEGAVVVRRDAFEAAGGWAGEFFYAHEGIELAWRIWDQGLRAWYAGDLVAHHPAVAPTRHAEYHRLTARNRVWLARRNLPLPLVPVYVGSWTAVQLIRSARNRDGLGTWLRGWREGWTTSPGPRRPMSWSTVVRMTRAGRPPVI from the coding sequence GTGACGGGCGCCGTCCCGCGCGTCGGCGTCGTCGTCCTCAGCCAGGGGCGGCGGCCGGAGGGGCTGGCGGCGTCGCTCGCCTCGGTGCTCCGTCAGCGAAGCGTCGCGCTCGACGTGATCGTGGTCGGCAACGGCTGGGATCCGGTGGGCCTGCCCGACGGCGTGCGTGGCCTGCACCTGCCCGAGAACCTGGGCATCCCCGCCGGGCGCAACGCCGGCGTCCCGCTCGTCACCGGTGAGACGCTGTTCTTCCTCGACGACGACGAGACCGTGCCGAGCGCCGCGTTCCTCGCCGATTGCCTCGCGCTGATCCACGGCAGCGACGACGTCGCGCTCATCCAGCCGCGGATCGTCGACCCGACGGGTGCCGCCACACCGCGCCGCTGGATCCCGCGCATCCGCAAGGGCGACCCCGCGCGCTCGAGCGCGGTCATGTCGGTGCTGGAGGGCGCCGTCGTCGTCCGCCGCGACGCGTTCGAGGCCGCTGGCGGCTGGGCGGGGGAGTTCTTCTACGCCCACGAGGGCATCGAGCTGGCGTGGAGGATCTGGGATCAGGGGCTCCGCGCCTGGTACGCGGGCGACCTCGTCGCCCACCACCCCGCCGTCGCCCCGACCCGGCACGCGGAGTACCACCGCCTCACCGCGCGCAACCGGGTCTGGCTCGCGCGGCGCAACCTGCCGCTGCCGCTCGTGCCCGTGTACGTGGGGTCGTGGACCGCGGTGCAGCTGATCCGCAGCGCGCGGAACCGAGACGGCCTCGGCACCTGGCTGCGGGGCTGGCGCGAGGGGTGGACGACGTCGCCCGGGCCGCGTCGTCCGATGTCGTGGAGCACCGTCGTCCGCATGACGCGCGCGGGCAGGCCGCCCGTCATCTGA
- a CDS encoding membrane protein: MGLLNDARLGVRAVRSLVQQRRARGTLQRKLALLAPSPRGEYRVAVYFADSAVNMYQIRQWYRPLVELARTHPVVILSRHPSGANALLDESPLPVEYVRRVADLERVIAEQDIRVVLYVNQNTRNFQMMRYGRRWHVFVNHGESDKMYMTTNQFKAYDYSLIAGDAARARLGKVLWDYDLDRRAIPIGRPQADHYSGELPYAPDDRTVVLYAPTWEGDRAAAAYGSIASHGVPLVRDLIATGRHRVVYRPHPRSGVVDPGYARANREIAAMLERANAQDPSAQHVVDRSRELAWQLSAADLAIVDISAMVYDRLAAGRPLVVTRPVRPEAQIDTDGYLSDCEWLTADDARDIVTRLDALQHDAAADRRLAAWVRHYFGDASPGAATARFHSAIDHLMGEWERHAALHARDGGDGQPSDDQVDDEDEDA; encoded by the coding sequence ATGGGTCTCCTGAACGACGCTCGCCTCGGCGTGCGCGCTGTCCGCTCGCTGGTCCAGCAGCGCCGTGCGCGCGGGACCCTCCAGCGCAAGCTCGCGCTCCTCGCCCCCTCGCCCCGAGGCGAGTACCGCGTCGCCGTGTACTTCGCCGACTCGGCCGTGAACATGTACCAGATCCGCCAGTGGTACCGGCCGCTCGTCGAGCTGGCCCGCACGCATCCGGTCGTCATCCTGAGCCGCCACCCGAGCGGGGCGAACGCGCTCCTCGACGAGAGCCCCCTCCCGGTGGAGTACGTGCGCCGCGTCGCGGACCTCGAGCGGGTCATCGCGGAGCAGGACATCCGCGTCGTCCTCTACGTCAACCAGAACACCCGGAACTTCCAGATGATGCGGTACGGACGCCGCTGGCACGTCTTCGTCAACCACGGCGAGTCCGACAAGATGTACATGACCACCAACCAGTTCAAGGCGTACGACTACAGCCTCATCGCCGGCGACGCCGCCCGCGCTCGGCTCGGCAAGGTCCTCTGGGACTACGACCTCGACCGCCGCGCGATCCCGATCGGCCGTCCGCAGGCCGACCACTACTCCGGCGAGCTGCCCTACGCGCCCGACGACCGCACGGTGGTGCTCTACGCGCCCACGTGGGAGGGGGACCGCGCCGCCGCCGCATACGGGTCCATCGCGTCGCACGGCGTCCCGCTGGTGCGTGACCTCATCGCGACCGGACGGCATCGGGTGGTCTACCGACCGCACCCGCGGTCGGGCGTCGTCGACCCCGGGTACGCGCGCGCGAACCGCGAGATCGCCGCCATGCTCGAGCGTGCGAACGCGCAGGATCCGTCGGCGCAGCACGTCGTCGACCGCTCGCGCGAGCTCGCCTGGCAGCTGTCCGCCGCTGACCTCGCCATCGTCGACATCTCCGCGATGGTCTACGACCGCCTCGCGGCGGGACGCCCGCTGGTGGTGACGCGGCCGGTCCGGCCGGAGGCCCAGATCGACACCGACGGCTACCTCTCCGACTGCGAGTGGCTGACGGCGGACGACGCGCGCGACATCGTGACCCGGCTGGACGCGCTGCAGCACGACGCGGCCGCGGATCGCCGGCTCGCGGCGTGGGTCCGCCACTACTTCGGCGACGCCTCTCCCGGCGCGGCGACCGCGCGCTTCCACTCGGCCATCGACCACCTCATGGGGGAGTGGGAGCGTCACGCGGCGCTGCACGCCCGGGACGGCGGCGACGGCCAGCCGTCCGACGACCAGGTCGACGACGAGGACGAGGACGCCTGA
- a CDS encoding helix-turn-helix domain-containing protein — protein sequence MVTTVSDAAAEFGSRVREQRQRIGISQETLAELSGIHWTALGKIERGQRNPSLRNIIKIASGLDVDAGLLVTGLTADMLPQDDGDSPAELIRLERERDRRGTTPVRS from the coding sequence ATGGTCACCACCGTCTCCGACGCCGCCGCCGAGTTCGGTTCCCGCGTGCGCGAGCAGCGACAGCGCATCGGCATCAGCCAGGAGACGCTGGCGGAGCTCTCCGGCATCCACTGGACGGCCCTCGGCAAGATCGAGCGCGGCCAGCGGAACCCGAGCCTGCGCAACATCATCAAGATCGCGAGCGGGCTCGACGTGGATGCGGGACTCCTCGTGACGGGTCTCACCGCCGACATGCTGCCGCAGGACGACGGTGACTCGCCCGCCGAGCTGATCCGTCTGGAGCGCGAGCGGGACCGACGCGGCACCACGCCCGTCAGAAGCTGA
- a CDS encoding ABC transporter ATP-binding protein, with amino-acid sequence MDASHPSPDPRTVLSVDDAGIRFRRNRKARRSFKDLFAGSARRARPGEFWALRHVSFEVRQGEAIGVVGRNGQGKSTLLKLVAEVLIADEGSIGVHAGVAPLIEITGGFVNDLTVRDNIYLTAGLHGMSKAEIDARFDEIIAFAEIPDFVDTPYKHLSSGMKVRIAFAVISRLDEPVLLVDEVLAVGDRAFREKCYHRIEEMLAEGRTLFFVSHNERDLRRFCTRGLYLDKGALVLDGPIDRVMDAYNADHNPPAPTGA; translated from the coding sequence ATGGACGCGTCGCACCCGTCGCCCGACCCGCGCACCGTCCTCTCGGTCGACGACGCAGGCATCCGCTTCCGTCGCAACCGGAAGGCCCGACGCAGCTTCAAGGACCTCTTCGCGGGATCGGCGCGTCGCGCGCGGCCGGGCGAGTTCTGGGCCCTGCGCCACGTGTCCTTCGAGGTGCGGCAGGGCGAGGCGATCGGCGTGGTCGGCCGCAACGGACAGGGCAAGTCGACGCTCCTCAAGCTCGTCGCCGAGGTGCTCATTGCCGACGAGGGGTCGATCGGCGTCCATGCCGGCGTCGCACCGCTCATCGAGATCACGGGCGGCTTCGTCAACGACCTCACGGTCCGCGACAACATCTACCTCACGGCGGGTCTCCACGGCATGTCCAAGGCCGAGATCGACGCCCGGTTCGACGAGATCATCGCCTTCGCCGAGATCCCGGACTTCGTCGACACCCCCTACAAGCACCTCTCGAGCGGGATGAAGGTGCGCATCGCGTTCGCCGTGATCTCGCGGCTCGACGAGCCGGTGCTCCTCGTGGACGAGGTCCTCGCCGTGGGCGACCGGGCGTTCCGGGAGAAGTGCTACCACCGCATCGAGGAGATGCTCGCGGAGGGGCGCACGCTGTTCTTCGTCTCGCACAACGAGCGCGACCTCCGCCGCTTCTGCACGCGCGGGCTGTACCTCGACAAGGGCGCCCTGGTGCTCGACGGCCCCATCGACCGGGTCATGGACGCCTACAACGCCGACCACAACCCGCCGGCTCCGACCGGCGCGTAG